One part of the Parasphingorhabdus sp. SCSIO 66989 genome encodes these proteins:
- the metF gene encoding methylenetetrahydrofolate reductase — translation MTLSLDQLKEARTALDTPLFAGLSGDDVAVSFEFFPPKSAKMEETLWNTMTTLAPLAPRFVSVTYGAGGSTRERTHSTVARIIRETDVPAAAHLTCVNASKQEIREVAEQYWEAGVRHIVALRGDPPDDATGFVPHPEGYASAAELVKGLKDIAPFEISVAAYPETHPEADCPQADLDNLKRKLDAGADRAITQFFFSPDAYFRFSDAAAAAGIDAEIVPGILPVSNVAQTRKFSGMCGAQIPQWMDDLFEGLDDHPATRQLVAATVAAEMCRRLYAGGVRNFHFYTLNRADLSFAICHLLGMRAKSSALKEAAE, via the coding sequence ATGACACTTTCGCTTGATCAGTTGAAAGAAGCGCGCACTGCGCTGGATACCCCGCTCTTTGCTGGGCTATCCGGCGATGATGTCGCCGTCTCGTTTGAATTCTTCCCGCCCAAAAGCGCTAAGATGGAAGAGACGCTGTGGAACACGATGACGACGCTGGCGCCTTTGGCGCCGCGCTTTGTCTCAGTAACCTATGGCGCGGGTGGTTCGACACGCGAGCGCACGCACAGCACGGTGGCGCGGATCATCCGCGAGACCGATGTGCCTGCTGCGGCGCATCTGACCTGTGTCAATGCCAGCAAGCAGGAAATTCGCGAGGTTGCCGAGCAATACTGGGAAGCGGGTGTGCGCCATATTGTGGCGCTGCGCGGTGATCCGCCCGATGACGCGACCGGTTTTGTGCCGCATCCTGAAGGCTATGCCAGTGCGGCAGAGCTGGTAAAGGGGCTGAAGGACATTGCGCCGTTCGAGATTTCGGTGGCCGCCTATCCCGAGACCCATCCCGAGGCGGATTGCCCGCAGGCAGACCTCGATAATCTGAAGCGCAAGCTGGATGCCGGGGCAGATCGTGCCATCACCCAGTTTTTCTTTTCGCCCGATGCCTATTTCCGCTTCAGCGATGCGGCCGCGGCGGCGGGCATTGATGCAGAGATTGTGCCAGGCATATTGCCGGTTTCCAATGTTGCGCAGACCCGTAAATTCTCGGGCATGTGCGGCGCGCAGATACCGCAATGGATGGACGATCTGTTTGAAGGGCTGGATGACCATCCGGCGACCCGCCAGCTGGTTGCGGCTACGGTCGCGGCGGAGATGTGTCGTCGGCTCTATGCCGGTGGCGTCCGCAATTTCCATTTCTATACATTGAACCGTGCTGATCTCAGCTTCGCCATCTGCCATTTGTTGGGCATGCGGGCAAAGTCATCGGCGCTGAAGGAGGCGGCGGAATGA
- the metH gene encoding methionine synthase: protein MTQSSTQFVNIGERTNVTGSARFKKLIMNDDYDTAVEVARQQVENGAQIIDINMDEGLLDAEKAMTRFLKLIAAEPDIARVPFMIDSSKWSVIEAGLKCVSGKPIVNSISMKEGEGEFLDHARKCMAYGAAVVVMAFDETGQADTKDRKVEICIRAYKLLTGIGFPPEDIIFDPNVFAVATGIDEHRRYGLDFIEAVAEIKEACPHVHFSGGLSNLSFSFRGNEPVRRAMHSVFLYHAIPAGLDMSIVNAGQLDIYDDIDPALREACEDVILDREPKNGGDATEILIEMAESFRGKSKEEDKAAAEWRSYDVPKRLEHALVKGIDAHIVDDTEEMRLAVKERGGRPIEVIEGPLMDGMNVVGDLFGSGKMFLPQVVKSARVMKKAVAHLFPFIEAEKEEGAKGKGKVIMATVKGDVHDIGKNIVGVVLQCNGFEVVDLGVMVPWQDILKAANENDADMIGLSGLITPSLDEMVTVAEEMEKADMTRPLLIGGATTSKVHTALRIAPAYSGPTVHVLDASRAVGVASTLVSETQADGFIERTANDYAEVRAKREGRGKSQLVPLETARANGFVADMSMKATPVKQPGLHVYEDWDLQDLVETIDWTPFFRSWELAGSYPKILDDSVVGPSARSLFDDAQKMLDKIISEKWLTAKGVVGLWPCKRDGDDVLIEADGETIRMPFLRQQVEKREGRANMCLADFIDPEGDWMGGFAVTAGHGIDQHLERFKADHDDYSDILLKALADRLAESFAERMHQHVRTTLWGYAPDEQLTNEALIREQYRGIRPAPGYPACPDHSQKPILFDMLNATENTGITLTESFAMLPTAAVSGFYFGHAESDYFGVARVGEDQLTDYAARRGVDIDIARRWLRPNMD from the coding sequence ATGACCCAATCCTCAACCCAATTCGTCAATATTGGCGAGCGTACCAATGTCACCGGATCAGCACGGTTCAAGAAGCTGATCATGAATGACGACTATGATACCGCTGTCGAAGTCGCGCGCCAGCAGGTGGAGAATGGTGCGCAGATTATCGACATCAATATGGATGAGGGGCTGCTCGACGCCGAAAAGGCGATGACGCGTTTCCTCAAGCTGATCGCCGCCGAGCCGGATATCGCCCGGGTGCCATTCATGATTGACTCATCCAAATGGTCGGTGATCGAGGCCGGGCTGAAATGCGTGTCCGGCAAGCCGATTGTCAATTCGATCAGCATGAAGGAAGGCGAGGGGGAATTTCTCGACCATGCGCGCAAATGCATGGCCTATGGCGCCGCCGTGGTGGTGATGGCGTTTGATGAGACCGGCCAGGCCGACACCAAGGACCGCAAGGTCGAAATCTGCATCCGCGCTTATAAGCTGCTCACCGGCATCGGTTTTCCGCCGGAAGATATCATCTTCGATCCCAATGTCTTTGCCGTCGCCACCGGGATTGACGAACATCGCCGCTATGGGCTGGACTTTATCGAGGCGGTGGCAGAGATCAAAGAAGCTTGCCCGCATGTGCATTTCTCCGGCGGTCTCTCCAACCTGTCGTTCAGTTTCCGCGGCAATGAGCCGGTGCGCAGGGCGATGCACAGCGTGTTCCTCTATCACGCCATCCCCGCCGGGCTGGATATGTCGATCGTCAATGCCGGCCAGCTCGATATCTATGACGATATCGACCCGGCGCTGCGCGAGGCGTGTGAGGATGTGATCCTCGACCGTGAGCCGAAGAATGGCGGCGACGCCACCGAGATATTGATTGAAATGGCTGAGAGCTTCCGCGGTAAATCCAAGGAAGAGGACAAGGCAGCCGCGGAATGGCGCAGCTATGATGTGCCCAAGCGGCTGGAGCACGCGCTGGTCAAGGGCATAGACGCGCATATCGTCGATGACACCGAGGAAATGCGGCTGGCGGTCAAGGAGCGCGGCGGCAGGCCGATTGAGGTCATCGAAGGGCCGCTGATGGACGGCATGAACGTCGTCGGCGATCTGTTCGGCTCGGGCAAGATGTTCCTGCCCCAGGTGGTCAAATCCGCGCGTGTTATGAAGAAGGCCGTGGCGCATCTCTTCCCGTTTATCGAGGCGGAGAAAGAAGAGGGTGCCAAAGGCAAGGGCAAGGTCATCATGGCCACGGTCAAGGGCGATGTGCACGATATCGGCAAGAACATCGTCGGCGTGGTGCTGCAATGTAATGGCTTTGAGGTCGTTGATCTCGGCGTGATGGTGCCGTGGCAGGATATCCTCAAAGCCGCGAACGAGAATGACGCCGATATGATCGGCCTGTCGGGCCTGATTACCCCGTCGCTAGATGAGATGGTGACGGTCGCAGAGGAAATGGAAAAGGCGGACATGACGCGCCCGTTGCTGATCGGCGGCGCGACCACGTCCAAAGTGCACACTGCGCTCCGTATAGCGCCGGCGTATTCCGGCCCGACCGTGCACGTGCTCGATGCCAGCCGCGCCGTGGGTGTGGCATCAACTTTGGTCAGCGAGACGCAAGCCGATGGCTTTATCGAGCGCACCGCCAATGACTATGCCGAAGTCCGTGCCAAGCGCGAGGGGCGCGGCAAGTCGCAACTGGTGCCTCTGGAAACCGCGCGCGCCAATGGCTTTGTCGCCGATATGAGCATGAAGGCAACGCCGGTGAAGCAACCGGGTCTGCATGTTTATGAGGACTGGGATTTGCAGGACCTGGTTGAGACGATCGACTGGACGCCCTTCTTCCGCAGCTGGGAACTGGCGGGGAGCTACCCTAAGATACTTGATGACTCTGTTGTCGGCCCAAGTGCGCGCAGCCTGTTTGATGATGCACAGAAGATGCTCGATAAAATCATCTCCGAGAAATGGCTTACCGCCAAAGGCGTAGTCGGCTTATGGCCCTGCAAGCGCGACGGCGATGATGTGCTGATCGAGGCTGATGGCGAGACGATCCGCATGCCGTTTCTGCGGCAGCAGGTAGAGAAGCGCGAAGGCCGTGCCAATATGTGCCTTGCTGACTTTATCGATCCCGAAGGCGACTGGATGGGAGGCTTTGCGGTTACCGCAGGCCATGGCATTGATCAGCATCTTGAACGGTTCAAGGCCGATCATGACGACTATTCGGACATCCTGCTCAAGGCACTGGCCGACCGTCTGGCCGAATCCTTTGCCGAGCGGATGCACCAGCATGTGCGCACCACGTTATGGGGCTATGCGCCCGATGAGCAGCTCACCAATGAAGCGCTGATCCGCGAGCAATATCGCGGCATCCGCCCGGCACCGGGCTATCCGGCCTGCCCCGACCATAGCCAGAAACCGATCTTGTTCGATATGCTCAACGCGACCGAAAATACCGGCATTACGCTGACCGAGAGCTTTGCCATGCTGCCCACCGCGGCTGTCTCCGGCTTTTATTTCGGCCATGCGGAATCGGACTATTTCGGCGTCGCGCGTGTCGGCGAGGACCAGCTTACCGATTATGCTGCTCGGCGCGGCGTGGATATCGATATCGCCCGCCGCTGGCTGCGTCCTAATATGGATTGA
- a CDS encoding homocysteine S-methyltransferase family protein — protein MNAQAQSAREQFKQIAKERILLFDGGYGTAIQNRNLEEADYRGDMEVTADQKGNNDILSITRPDVIADIHDEYIAAGSDIIETNTFSANTISQADYAAEHLVRDINIASARVAREACDRATAKDGRPRFVAGAIGPTNKTLSLSPDVNDPGFREVDYDEMLAVYREQCDALIEGGVDFILIETIFDTLNAKVAAMAAREAALAAGRDVPLMISMTITDMAGRNLSGHTVEGFWHAIRHVKPLTVGLNCSFGADQLRPHLAALSAAADTIIMAYPNAGLPNDLGEYDETPEQTAAQVGHWVEDGLVNVVGGCCGTTPGHIAAMAKMVDGEAPRTIPEVAVQTRLSGLEPFTMAA, from the coding sequence ATGAACGCCCAGGCACAATCAGCACGCGAGCAATTCAAGCAAATAGCCAAGGAGCGCATCCTGCTGTTCGACGGTGGCTATGGCACCGCCATCCAGAACCGCAATCTGGAAGAGGCCGATTATCGCGGCGATATGGAGGTCACTGCGGACCAGAAGGGCAATAATGACATCTTGTCGATCACCCGGCCCGATGTGATTGCCGATATCCATGATGAATATATTGCCGCTGGCTCGGACATCATCGAAACCAATACCTTCAGCGCCAACACCATTAGCCAGGCCGATTATGCCGCCGAGCATCTGGTGCGCGATATCAATATCGCCTCGGCGCGGGTGGCGCGCGAGGCCTGTGATCGTGCCACCGCCAAGGATGGACGCCCGCGCTTTGTCGCAGGGGCTATCGGGCCGACCAACAAGACGCTGTCGCTCTCGCCTGATGTCAATGATCCCGGTTTTCGTGAAGTGGACTATGACGAGATGCTCGCCGTCTATCGCGAACAGTGCGATGCGTTGATTGAGGGCGGGGTCGACTTCATCCTGATCGAGACCATTTTTGATACGCTGAACGCCAAGGTGGCGGCGATGGCGGCGCGCGAGGCGGCACTGGCCGCCGGGCGCGATGTGCCGCTGATGATCTCGATGACGATTACCGATATGGCCGGTCGCAATTTGTCAGGCCATACGGTTGAAGGCTTTTGGCACGCCATTCGCCATGTCAAGCCGCTCACCGTGGGCCTGAACTGTTCCTTCGGCGCCGACCAGCTTCGGCCGCATCTCGCGGCGCTGTCGGCGGCTGCCGATACCATCATCATGGCCTATCCCAATGCCGGGCTGCCCAATGATCTGGGTGAATATGACGAGACGCCCGAGCAGACGGCGGCGCAGGTCGGCCATTGGGTGGAAGACGGTCTGGTGAATGTGGTTGGCGGATGCTGCGGCACAACACCCGGCCATATCGCGGCAATGGCGAAGATGGTCGATGGCGAAGCGCCGCGCACCATTCCCGAGGTTGCGGTGCAGACGCGATTGTCGGGCCTCGAACCCTTCACCATGGCGGCGTAA